The Streptomyces sp. Je 1-332 genome has a window encoding:
- a CDS encoding IclR family transcriptional regulator C-terminal domain-containing protein, with protein sequence MALKHEPTTPQHSVQSALRVLEIVARHDGGVTDVELARQTGLPAPRLAALLRMLRREAYVEQVADGAYVAGASLARLGSAHCRDQALRDKLKLTLDGLRDSIGAAVYISRYEDGEIKITDFADGPRTPKVNEWVDFRSSAHASAVGKSLLTQLDLNGRRDHLSRHKMARLTSRTITNERVLLNRLAAQPATVPVLDLQEYAVGTVCAAVPITAGSAVGCLALSLPVEHAHRLREAARTLNRGAAPVLLSLAI encoded by the coding sequence GTGGCGCTGAAGCACGAGCCGACCACGCCGCAGCACTCGGTGCAGAGCGCCCTGCGGGTGCTCGAGATCGTCGCCCGGCACGACGGCGGCGTCACCGACGTCGAGCTCGCCCGGCAGACCGGACTGCCCGCACCCCGGCTCGCCGCCCTGCTGCGCATGCTGCGCCGCGAGGCGTACGTCGAGCAGGTGGCCGACGGTGCGTATGTGGCCGGCGCATCCCTCGCCCGCCTCGGCTCGGCCCACTGCCGCGACCAGGCCCTGCGGGACAAGCTGAAGCTGACCCTCGACGGGCTGCGCGACTCGATCGGCGCCGCCGTCTACATCAGCCGGTACGAGGACGGCGAAATCAAGATCACCGACTTCGCGGACGGCCCCCGCACCCCCAAGGTCAACGAGTGGGTGGACTTCCGCTCCTCCGCGCACGCCAGCGCGGTCGGCAAGAGCCTGCTGACCCAGCTCGACCTGAACGGCCGCAGGGACCACCTCTCCCGCCACAAGATGGCCCGCCTCACCTCCCGGACGATCACGAACGAGCGGGTGCTGCTCAACCGCCTCGCCGCCCAACCCGCCACCGTCCCGGTCCTCGACCTCCAGGAGTACGCGGTCGGCACGGTCTGCGCCGCCGTCCCCATCACCGCGGGCTCCGCGGTCGGCTGCCTGGCGCTCTCCCTGCCGGTGGAGCACGCGCACCGGCTGCGGGAAGCGGCCCGGACGCTCAACCGCGGTGCGGCGCCCGTGCTGCTCTCGCTGGCGATCTAG
- a CDS encoding GH3 auxin-responsive promoter family protein, protein MRPPRNHPGDAAFRQELVRAKGQLAASVADPAQAQRHVFEELLAQAAGSEFATEHGLSGVRTLDEYRRAVPLRTYQEYDPWLARAADGAPGVLTRAEPRLFFTTSGSTGSRKRIPVTEPFLRNVYLPYFRAAMGVPAEYFPESLSLGAATLNLRHDRLARPNTTRSGRPSLGPSQADLRGGFGVTLREPGSEAPWAELPVPVDERDYLEKLYLRLRMAVEHDVRCVIGHNPTMLAMLPELLAQWWPRILRDVRDGTLGGRPGGTPDPVRAAELERHGPAPAAVWPRVRVLYCWTGGVASLYLPRLREVYGDDVTVLPTPAAASEGPVGVPLDRHPHAGHLAVSSALYEFVDAADDVRADTPTLLYGELEPGRDYHVVLSHLGGLYRYVLGDVAHVVDRVGAAPRVAYAGRAGLSDVAGERLREMQLVRAVAEASRRTGIDVINMTARPERADGSHHYTVAAALSGADTSGVTSFAGVLDEELCRANPHYRRARAGGALAAARVLPVPAPAFVANWHRRVAAGMRPPEVKDQVFQPDGAAWDLITATSGT, encoded by the coding sequence GTGCGACCTCCGCGCAACCACCCGGGCGACGCCGCCTTCCGGCAGGAACTGGTCCGCGCCAAGGGCCAGTTGGCCGCTTCCGTGGCCGACCCCGCCCAGGCGCAGCGCCACGTCTTCGAGGAACTGCTCGCCCAGGCCGCGGGCAGCGAGTTCGCCACGGAGCACGGCCTTTCGGGCGTCCGCACGCTCGACGAGTACCGCAGGGCGGTGCCACTGCGCACCTACCAGGAGTACGACCCCTGGCTGGCCCGCGCCGCCGACGGCGCACCCGGTGTGCTCACCCGTGCGGAGCCGCGGCTCTTCTTCACCACCAGCGGCAGCACCGGCTCGCGCAAGCGGATACCGGTGACGGAGCCGTTCCTCAGGAACGTCTACCTGCCCTACTTCCGTGCGGCGATGGGCGTGCCCGCCGAGTACTTCCCCGAGTCCCTCTCGCTGGGCGCGGCCACCCTGAACCTCCGCCACGACCGGCTCGCACGGCCGAACACCACGCGGTCGGGGCGGCCGAGCCTCGGCCCGAGCCAGGCCGATCTGCGGGGCGGCTTCGGGGTCACCCTCCGGGAGCCCGGCAGCGAGGCGCCGTGGGCCGAGCTGCCCGTGCCGGTGGACGAGCGGGACTACCTGGAAAAGCTCTACCTCCGTCTGCGCATGGCCGTGGAGCACGACGTGCGCTGCGTGATCGGCCACAATCCGACGATGCTCGCGATGCTGCCCGAGCTGCTCGCCCAGTGGTGGCCGCGGATCCTGCGCGACGTGCGCGACGGCACCCTCGGCGGCCGCCCGGGAGGCACCCCCGACCCGGTCCGCGCCGCCGAGCTCGAGCGGCACGGCCCCGCGCCTGCCGCGGTCTGGCCCCGCGTCCGCGTGCTCTACTGCTGGACCGGCGGCGTCGCCTCGCTGTATCTGCCGCGCCTGCGGGAGGTGTACGGCGACGACGTCACCGTCCTTCCCACCCCGGCGGCGGCCTCGGAGGGGCCGGTGGGGGTGCCGCTCGACCGGCACCCGCACGCGGGCCACCTGGCCGTCTCGTCCGCGCTGTACGAGTTCGTCGACGCGGCCGACGACGTGCGCGCGGACACCCCCACCCTCCTGTACGGCGAGCTGGAACCCGGCCGCGACTACCACGTCGTCCTCTCGCACCTGGGCGGCCTGTACCGCTATGTCCTGGGCGATGTGGCCCACGTCGTGGACCGGGTGGGAGCGGCGCCCCGGGTCGCGTACGCGGGCCGGGCGGGCCTCTCGGACGTGGCGGGAGAGCGGCTGCGCGAGATGCAGCTGGTGCGTGCGGTGGCCGAGGCGTCGCGACGTACCGGCATCGATGTGATCAACATGACCGCCAGGCCGGAGCGGGCGGACGGGTCCCACCACTACACGGTGGCCGCCGCGTTGAGCGGTGCGGACACCTCGGGCGTGACGTCCTTCGCGGGCGTGCTCGACGAGGAGCTGTGCCGGGCGAACCCGCACTACCGGCGGGCACGTGCGGGCGGCGCCCTCGCCGCCGCGCGCGTGCTGCCCGTGCCGGCGCCCGCCTTCGTGGCGAACTGGCACCGCAGGGTCGCCGCGGGGATGCGCCCGCCCGAGGTGAAGGACCAGGTGTTCCAGCCCGACGGGGCGGCCTGGGATCTGATCACGGCGACGAGCGGCACCTGA
- a CDS encoding DUF6182 family protein, which produces MHTQEELRELLDTRIRAAGPRRTGASAVAVLRGFDPRGFARSALDFATWLPPRDRARWQADFTRTVFLAGNPRNLAGRLPPSVVAPDGQVAWYAAGPRVTHRELRLLLRAVQGDLPSVLPGPFTLDVPHAPAGPARRGGGARRRRMTVATAGLSLPRYLVHVNHTLAESVLTGVLAPGDVLTVHHVEELPEPIAEPCYVRVHQDPCDPDRLRAFARVEAEEDARG; this is translated from the coding sequence ATGCACACGCAAGAAGAACTCCGCGAGCTTCTGGACACCCGCATACGCGCCGCGGGACCGCGGCGCACCGGGGCGTCCGCCGTGGCGGTGCTGCGCGGCTTCGACCCGCGCGGATTCGCCCGCTCCGCACTGGACTTCGCCACCTGGCTGCCCCCGCGGGACCGGGCGCGGTGGCAGGCCGACTTCACCCGGACCGTGTTCCTCGCGGGCAATCCGCGGAACCTCGCGGGCCGTCTGCCGCCCTCCGTCGTCGCCCCCGACGGCCAGGTCGCCTGGTACGCCGCCGGCCCCCGCGTCACCCACCGCGAACTGCGCCTGCTGCTGCGGGCGGTCCAGGGCGACCTGCCCTCCGTCCTGCCGGGCCCCTTCACGCTCGACGTGCCCCACGCCCCCGCGGGGCCGGCGCGGCGGGGCGGCGGCGCCCGGCGCCGGCGGATGACGGTCGCCACCGCGGGGCTCTCCCTGCCGCGCTATCTGGTGCACGTCAATCACACCCTGGCCGAGTCCGTGCTGACCGGAGTCCTGGCCCCCGGTGACGTACTGACGGTCCATCACGTCGAGGAGCTGCCAGAACCCATCGCCGAGCCCTGCTATGTGAGGGTGCATCAGGACCCGTGCGACCCCGACCGGCTGCGCGCCTTCGCGCGCGTCGAGGCCGAGGAGGACGCCCGTGGCTGA
- a CDS encoding DedA family protein — translation MDLVTLALPQEPAGGIAGWAADLVDAMGAPGAGLAIALENLFPPLPSEVILPLTGFAAGQGVISLASALFWTTLGSVVGAAVLYWIGVLFGRERMHAIWAKLPLVKSSDLERTEQWFAKHGTKAVLLGRMVPIFRSLISIPAGVERMPLPVFLALTTVGSLVWNSVLVMAGYWLGDQWDTVGTYVGFLSKAVVVLVVAAIVVYVVMCVRSRKQPQAQPQHRRTS, via the coding sequence ATGGATCTCGTGACTCTCGCCCTCCCCCAGGAACCCGCGGGCGGCATCGCGGGCTGGGCGGCCGACCTCGTGGACGCGATGGGCGCTCCTGGCGCCGGTCTCGCCATCGCCCTGGAGAACCTCTTCCCGCCGCTGCCCAGCGAGGTGATCCTGCCGCTGACCGGCTTCGCCGCCGGACAGGGCGTGATCAGCCTGGCGTCCGCGCTGTTCTGGACCACGCTCGGCTCGGTGGTCGGCGCCGCCGTCCTGTACTGGATCGGCGTGCTGTTCGGCCGTGAGCGCATGCACGCCATCTGGGCCAAGCTGCCGCTGGTCAAGAGTTCCGACCTGGAGCGCACCGAGCAGTGGTTCGCCAAGCACGGCACGAAGGCGGTGCTCCTGGGCCGCATGGTGCCGATCTTCCGCAGCCTCATCTCGATCCCGGCCGGTGTGGAGCGCATGCCGCTGCCGGTCTTCCTGGCCCTGACCACCGTGGGCAGCCTGGTCTGGAACTCGGTCCTCGTGATGGCGGGTTACTGGCTCGGCGACCAGTGGGACACCGTGGGGACCTACGTCGGATTCCTCTCCAAGGCCGTCGTCGTCCTGGTCGTCGCCGCCATCGTCGTCTACGTGGTCATGTGCGTGCGGTCCAGGAAGCAGCCGCAGGCGCAGCCCCAGCACCGCCGTACCTCCTGA
- a CDS encoding sensor histidine kinase, which translates to MKGDLAGADTHRLPSPLDPRPENGGALAPPVQPTARLLRVAGVLLSCFTALLGLLYFMLAGALLGAFLLWPRTRGRAHALLVAGARRLAALERSRRSVFFHDRFPEHHASDQQVLRYLAARTYTGLLCSIVVGLLVFGVILAGLLAAGVARSTMTWQELLTQVVLGSVLLFLDVQGLFSLAALDTRLARECFGPSERELLERRINELAASRAAVVHAVDTERRRVERDLHDGVQQRLVALAMLLGRARRSKTPEQADALLEQAHKESQEVLTELREVAWRVYPSALDNLGLQEALGGVSERCSIPIRIEYDVPEPLPPSLETAAYFVVSEAVTNAAKHSSAEDIFVSVKACDTFLAILVRDSGVGGADPAGSGLTGLHSRVAALDGSLNVHSPIGGPTTITAELPCA; encoded by the coding sequence GTGAAGGGGGACCTGGCAGGCGCGGACACCCATCGTCTTCCGTCGCCGCTCGACCCGCGGCCGGAGAACGGTGGCGCCCTCGCACCCCCGGTGCAGCCGACGGCGCGCCTCCTGAGGGTGGCCGGTGTCCTGCTCAGCTGCTTCACCGCCCTGCTCGGCCTGCTGTACTTCATGCTGGCCGGCGCCCTGCTCGGCGCCTTCCTGCTGTGGCCGCGCACCCGCGGCAGGGCCCACGCCCTGCTCGTCGCGGGGGCCCGCAGGCTCGCCGCGCTGGAGCGATCGAGGCGCTCGGTCTTCTTCCACGACAGGTTCCCCGAGCACCACGCCTCCGACCAGCAGGTGTTGCGCTACCTCGCGGCCCGTACGTACACCGGCCTGCTGTGCAGCATCGTGGTCGGACTGCTCGTCTTCGGCGTCATCCTGGCCGGGCTGCTCGCCGCGGGCGTCGCCCGGTCCACGATGACCTGGCAGGAGCTGCTGACCCAGGTGGTGCTCGGCAGCGTCCTGCTCTTCCTCGACGTACAGGGCCTCTTCTCGCTGGCCGCCCTGGACACCCGGCTGGCCCGGGAGTGCTTCGGGCCCTCCGAGCGCGAGCTCCTCGAGCGGCGCATCAACGAACTGGCCGCCAGCCGCGCCGCGGTGGTGCACGCGGTGGACACCGAGCGGCGGCGCGTCGAACGCGATCTGCACGACGGCGTCCAGCAGCGTCTCGTGGCGCTGGCCATGCTGCTCGGCCGGGCCCGGCGCAGCAAGACGCCGGAACAGGCGGACGCTCTCCTGGAGCAGGCGCACAAGGAGTCCCAGGAAGTCCTCACCGAACTGCGCGAAGTGGCCTGGCGGGTCTATCCGTCGGCGCTCGACAACCTCGGTCTGCAGGAGGCACTCGGCGGGGTCTCCGAGCGGTGCAGCATTCCGATAAGGATCGAGTACGACGTTCCCGAGCCGCTGCCGCCGTCCCTGGAGACGGCCGCCTACTTCGTCGTGTCCGAGGCCGTGACCAACGCGGCCAAGCACTCGTCGGCCGAGGACATCTTCGTCAGCGTCAAGGCGTGCGACACGTTCCTGGCCATCCTGGTCCGCGACAGCGGCGTCGGCGGCGCCGATCCGGCGGGCAGCGGTCTGACCGGACTGCACAGCCGGGTGGCCGCGCTCGACGGCAGCCTGAACGTCCACAGCCCCATCGGGGGCCCCACCACCATCACCGCGGAGCTGCCGTGCGCGTAA
- a CDS encoding response regulator transcription factor, translated as MRVILAEDSTLLREGLIRLLTEEGHEVLAGVGDAVSLLREVETQTPDIVVTDIRMPPTHTDEGLRAAVEIRKRWPGVGVLVLSQHVERNYAAQLLTSNAERVGYLLKDRVAQVDEFLDSLERIHAGGAAIDPEVVRQLVIRTTHTDPLSRLTPRERSVIEALAQGHTNAAIAQKLHISLSSVEKNLNMIFDRLELSHTTGYSRRVLAVLRYLES; from the coding sequence GTGCGCGTAATCCTCGCCGAGGACTCGACCCTGCTGCGAGAAGGGCTGATCCGGCTGCTCACCGAGGAGGGCCACGAGGTGCTCGCCGGGGTGGGCGACGCCGTCTCGCTGTTGCGTGAGGTGGAGACGCAGACGCCGGACATCGTGGTCACCGACATCCGGATGCCGCCGACCCACACCGACGAGGGGTTGCGTGCCGCGGTGGAGATCCGCAAGCGCTGGCCCGGCGTCGGCGTGCTCGTGCTCTCCCAGCACGTGGAGCGCAACTACGCGGCGCAGCTGCTGACTTCGAACGCCGAACGGGTCGGCTACCTCCTCAAGGACCGCGTCGCGCAGGTCGACGAGTTCCTGGACTCGCTGGAGCGGATCCACGCGGGCGGCGCCGCCATCGACCCCGAAGTCGTACGGCAGCTGGTCATCCGCACCACGCACACCGACCCCCTCTCCCGCCTCACGCCCCGCGAGCGCAGCGTCATCGAGGCGCTGGCGCAGGGCCACACGAACGCGGCCATCGCGCAGAAGCTGCACATCTCGCTGAGCTCGGTCGAGAAGAACCTCAACATGATCTTCGACAGGCTCGAGCTCTCGCACACCACCGGCTACAGCCGCCGGGTGCTCGCGGTGCTGCGGTACCTGGAGTCCTGA
- a CDS encoding ornithine cyclodeaminase family protein, with translation METLILTRQHVAKLVQENGRDHFMDRMIARLEEVFTTPGREGVTPSREGFLRGPDDTAILEWMPHHQPGNSITIKTVGYTPTNPETFQLPTIIGSLTRYDDVTGRLLAVGDGILPTAIRTGAAAAIASKLLAWPDSKVLGLVGAGAQAVTQAHALSRVFPIEQILVYDIDAVHAASYASRVDFLDAEVRVATLAEIEAQSDIICTVTSVGVGEGPVLPGENLRPHVHINAIGADLIGKFEVPKAVLTSSFVTADHVGQALREGECQQLEESDLGPDLLTLCANPELTEPLREQTTVFDSTGFALEDHVAFDVFLELAEEAGIGDRVELEHLPEDALNPYSFE, from the coding sequence GTGGAAACCCTGATCCTCACCCGGCAGCATGTTGCCAAGCTCGTCCAGGAGAACGGCCGTGACCATTTCATGGACCGGATGATCGCCCGGCTGGAAGAGGTGTTCACGACCCCGGGACGCGAAGGCGTGACGCCCTCCCGGGAAGGGTTCCTCCGCGGCCCGGACGACACGGCGATCCTTGAGTGGATGCCGCATCATCAGCCGGGAAATTCCATAACGATCAAGACGGTGGGCTACACACCGACGAACCCCGAGACGTTCCAGCTCCCGACCATCATCGGATCCCTCACCCGCTACGACGACGTGACGGGCCGGCTGCTCGCCGTCGGCGACGGCATTCTGCCCACCGCGATCCGTACGGGCGCCGCGGCGGCCATCGCGAGCAAGCTGCTCGCGTGGCCCGACAGCAAGGTCCTCGGCCTGGTCGGCGCGGGCGCGCAGGCAGTGACGCAGGCGCACGCCCTCAGCCGGGTCTTCCCGATCGAGCAGATCCTCGTGTACGACATCGATGCCGTGCACGCCGCCTCGTACGCGAGCCGCGTGGACTTCCTGGACGCCGAGGTCCGCGTCGCCACGCTCGCCGAGATCGAGGCCCAGTCGGACATCATCTGCACCGTCACCTCCGTCGGCGTCGGTGAGGGTCCGGTCCTGCCGGGCGAGAACCTGCGCCCGCACGTCCACATCAACGCCATCGGCGCCGACCTCATCGGCAAGTTCGAGGTGCCGAAGGCCGTTCTCACCTCGTCCTTCGTCACCGCCGACCACGTGGGCCAGGCGCTGCGCGAGGGCGAGTGCCAGCAGCTGGAGGAGAGCGACCTCGGGCCCGACCTGCTGACGCTGTGCGCCAACCCGGAACTGACCGAGCCGCTGCGGGAGCAGACGACCGTCTTCGACTCGACCGGGTTCGCGCTCGAGGACCACGTGGCCTTCGACGTGTTCCTCGAACTCGCCGAGGAGGCGGGCATCGGAGACCGCGTCGAGCTCGAGCACCTGCCGGAGGACGCGCTCAACCCCTACTCCTTCGAGTAG
- a CDS encoding MMPL family transporter, translated as MRKKPATVRIARWSATHSWTAIGLWIAFVVLCLFLGGAAGTNKISDDESGVRESGRAGKIVASGDFTEKAEENVLITAESGGALDKQSAQRAAADVQRRMKALDGVESVGDPVPAPNGKALLVPVVMKGDTENADTRVQPLLDASAAAEEANAGLRIEQVGTGSTAKGLSETLGEDFKKAELISLPLTLLILLVVFGAIIAAGVPVLLAMSCVGAAIGLSTLASHVLPETSAVTNVILLMGMAVGVDYSLFYLKREREERRRGKSHIDAIEIAAETSGHTVVVSGTTVIVAMAGLYLANEPTFASLATGSIIVVAVAVLASLTVLPALLGRLGSWVDRPKVPLLWRLTMRSGESRVWPVLLKPALSKPWLTLVVSAGALVLLALPALDMKLKQPGSDDLSRDIAVVRAMDRLTDAFPSEGTVHQVSVRVPAGEGAEAKAALNKLLERTADDKRFAHDQKPTIKESANHRVFTVNVGTPFQPKSDGAKESLDVLRAWLPQAMADVPDAEHGVGGKVAQGVDFTDHLKERMPWVVGFVLLLTFATMILIFRSLAVAVSAILLNLLSAAASFGVLAAVFQNTWAEKLLDFHSTGAVVSWLPLFLFVVLFGLSMDYHVFVVSRIREAAAQGTSVKDAVREGITKSAGVVTSAAIVMVGVFAIFGTLSMVEFKQLGVGLAAAILLDAVVIRIFVLPALMTVIGKWNWWPGRVSSGGRHGQPPTGSDTDAQGHPQAQQQPQYAQFAAQQQGYQQQPAQQQGYAQQPPRQQGYQQQPSHRQPEQHHQQPYQQPQPPLPPRDSSRPDFYQ; from the coding sequence GTGCGAAAGAAACCGGCAACGGTACGGATCGCGCGATGGAGCGCTACACATTCGTGGACGGCCATCGGACTCTGGATCGCCTTCGTCGTCCTGTGCCTGTTCCTGGGCGGAGCGGCCGGCACCAACAAGATCAGTGACGACGAGTCGGGCGTCCGCGAGTCCGGCCGCGCGGGCAAGATCGTGGCCTCCGGGGACTTCACCGAGAAGGCCGAGGAGAACGTCCTGATCACCGCCGAGTCCGGCGGCGCCCTGGACAAGCAGTCCGCGCAGCGGGCCGCCGCCGACGTGCAGCGCCGGATGAAGGCGCTCGACGGCGTGGAGAGCGTCGGGGATCCGGTGCCCGCGCCGAACGGCAAGGCGCTCCTGGTGCCGGTGGTCATGAAGGGCGACACCGAGAACGCGGACACCCGCGTACAGCCGCTGCTCGACGCCAGCGCGGCCGCGGAGGAGGCCAACGCGGGCCTGCGGATCGAGCAGGTGGGCACGGGGTCGACGGCCAAGGGCCTCTCGGAGACTCTCGGCGAGGACTTCAAGAAGGCCGAGCTGATCAGCCTTCCGCTGACGCTGCTGATCCTGCTGGTCGTGTTCGGCGCGATCATCGCCGCCGGTGTGCCCGTGCTGCTCGCGATGTCCTGTGTGGGTGCGGCCATCGGCCTCTCCACGCTCGCCTCGCACGTGCTGCCGGAGACCAGCGCGGTCACCAACGTCATCCTGCTGATGGGCATGGCGGTGGGCGTGGACTACTCGCTCTTCTACCTCAAGCGGGAACGCGAGGAGCGCAGGCGCGGCAAGTCCCACATCGACGCGATCGAGATCGCGGCCGAGACCTCCGGCCACACCGTCGTGGTGTCCGGCACCACAGTGATCGTCGCCATGGCCGGCCTCTACCTGGCCAACGAGCCCACGTTCGCCTCGCTCGCCACGGGTTCCATCATCGTGGTCGCGGTCGCCGTGCTCGCCTCGCTGACGGTCCTGCCCGCCCTGCTCGGCAGGCTCGGCTCGTGGGTCGACCGTCCGAAGGTGCCGCTCCTGTGGCGGCTGACCATGCGCTCGGGCGAATCCCGGGTGTGGCCGGTGCTCCTGAAGCCCGCGCTGTCCAAGCCGTGGCTCACGCTCGTCGTCTCCGCGGGCGCCCTGGTGCTGCTCGCCCTGCCCGCGCTCGACATGAAGCTCAAGCAGCCGGGGTCGGACGACCTGTCCAGGGACATCGCCGTCGTACGGGCCATGGACCGGCTCACGGACGCCTTCCCGAGCGAGGGAACCGTGCACCAGGTCTCGGTGCGCGTCCCGGCCGGTGAGGGCGCCGAGGCCAAGGCCGCCCTGAACAAGCTGCTCGAACGGACCGCGGACGACAAGCGCTTCGCGCACGACCAGAAGCCGACGATCAAGGAGTCCGCGAACCACCGGGTGTTCACCGTCAACGTGGGCACGCCGTTCCAGCCCAAGAGCGACGGGGCCAAGGAGTCGCTGGACGTCCTGCGCGCCTGGCTGCCGCAGGCGATGGCCGACGTGCCCGACGCCGAGCACGGTGTCGGCGGCAAGGTGGCCCAGGGCGTGGACTTCACGGACCACCTCAAGGAACGCATGCCGTGGGTGGTGGGATTCGTCCTGCTCCTGACCTTCGCCACCATGATCCTGATCTTTCGCTCTCTGGCCGTGGCGGTCTCGGCGATCCTCCTGAACCTGCTCTCCGCCGCTGCCTCCTTCGGTGTCCTCGCGGCGGTCTTCCAGAACACCTGGGCCGAGAAGCTCCTGGACTTCCACAGCACCGGGGCAGTCGTGTCCTGGCTGCCGCTGTTCCTGTTCGTGGTGCTCTTCGGCCTCTCGATGGACTACCACGTCTTCGTCGTGAGCCGGATCCGCGAGGCGGCCGCGCAGGGCACGTCGGTCAAGGACGCGGTCCGCGAGGGCATCACGAAGTCCGCGGGTGTGGTGACCAGCGCGGCGATCGTCATGGTCGGCGTCTTCGCGATCTTCGGAACGCTGAGCATGGTCGAGTTCAAGCAGCTGGGCGTGGGCCTGGCCGCGGCGATCCTGCTCGACGCCGTGGTGATCCGCATCTTCGTCCTGCCCGCGCTGATGACGGTGATCGGCAAGTGGAACTGGTGGCCGGGCCGCGTCTCGTCCGGCGGCCGTCACGGCCAGCCCCCGACGGGCTCCGACACCGACGCCCAGGGCCACCCGCAGGCTCAGCAGCAGCCTCAGTACGCACAGTTCGCGGCGCAGCAGCAGGGCTACCAGCAGCAGCCGGCACAGCAGCAGGGCTACGCGCAACAGCCTCCGCGGCAGCAGGGCTACCAGCAGCAGCCCTCGCACCGGCAGCCGGAACAGCACCACCAACAGCCCTACCAGCAGCCGCAGCCTCCGCTGCCGCCGCGTGATTCCTCGCGGCCCGACTTCTACCAGTAG
- a CDS encoding alpha/beta hydrolase, producing MPVIPVNGIRLNYQDTGQGDPVVLIQGTGGGRTVWELHQVPALTAAGHRVITFDNRGIPPTSECPEGFTLQDMVDDVAGLIERLGIGPCRVVGTSMGAFVTQELALARPELVRQAVLMATRGRTDVLRARLTRAEIALHDSGVRLPAEYAAVLRALKSLSPRTLNDDRDMADWLDLFELSPPAGPGQRAQMDISNMDDRLAAYRGIRVPTLVMSFADDLITPPHLGREVADAIPGAEFTLMPDCGHYGYLEDPAGVNKAIVDFFAL from the coding sequence ATGCCGGTCATCCCGGTGAACGGAATCCGACTCAACTACCAGGACACCGGGCAGGGCGACCCCGTGGTGCTCATCCAGGGCACCGGCGGCGGCCGCACGGTCTGGGAGCTGCACCAGGTGCCCGCGCTCACCGCCGCGGGACACCGCGTGATCACCTTCGACAACCGCGGCATCCCGCCGACCTCCGAGTGCCCGGAGGGCTTCACCCTCCAGGACATGGTGGACGACGTGGCGGGGCTCATCGAGCGCCTCGGCATCGGCCCGTGCCGTGTCGTGGGCACCTCGATGGGCGCGTTCGTCACCCAGGAACTCGCCCTGGCCCGCCCTGAGCTGGTCCGCCAGGCCGTCCTGATGGCCACGCGCGGCCGCACCGACGTGCTGCGCGCACGGCTCACCCGCGCCGAGATCGCACTGCACGACTCCGGGGTGCGGCTGCCCGCCGAGTACGCCGCTGTGCTGCGCGCCCTGAAGTCCCTGTCCCCGCGGACACTGAACGACGACAGGGACATGGCCGACTGGCTCGACCTGTTCGAGCTCTCACCACCGGCCGGTCCCGGCCAGCGCGCCCAGATGGACATCAGCAACATGGACGACCGGCTCGCCGCCTACCGCGGCATCCGCGTCCCCACCCTGGTGATGTCCTTCGCCGACGACCTGATCACCCCGCCGCACCTGGGCCGCGAGGTCGCCGACGCCATCCCGGGCGCCGAGTTCACCCTGATGCCCGACTGCGGCCACTACGGCTACCTGGAGGACCCGGCAGGCGTGAACAAGGCGATCGTGGACTTCTTCGCACTCTGA
- a CDS encoding MbtH family protein → MSSNPFEDPEGTYLVLVNDEGQHSLWPAFVEIPSGWSTALGESTREAALEYINANWTDLRPKSLIASMEGSGAAA, encoded by the coding sequence ATGAGCAGCAATCCCTTCGAGGACCCCGAGGGCACCTACCTCGTGCTCGTCAACGACGAGGGGCAGCACTCGCTGTGGCCGGCCTTCGTCGAGATCCCGTCCGGATGGAGCACCGCCCTGGGGGAGAGCACCCGCGAGGCGGCCCTGGAGTACATCAACGCCAACTGGACCGACCTGCGCCCCAAGAGCCTGATCGCGTCCATGGAGGGCTCGGGCGCCGCGGCCTGA